A window of the Henckelia pumila isolate YLH828 chromosome 3, ASM3356847v2, whole genome shotgun sequence genome harbors these coding sequences:
- the LOC140890681 gene encoding histone deacetylase 9 isoform X2 produces MTKYNLGEDCPVFDNLFEFCQIYAGGTIDAARRLNNQLCDVAVNWAGGLHHAKKCEASGFCYINDLVLGILELLKYHARVLYIDIDVHHGDGVEEAFYFTDRVMTVSFHKYGDLFFPGTGDVKDVGEREGKFYAINVPLKDGIDDGSFLRLFKTVITKVMDCYVPGAIVLQCGADSLAGDRLGCFNLSIDGHAACVKFVKQLNLPLLVTGGGGYTKENVARCWTVETGALLGAELPNEIPENDYIKYFAPDYSLKSPSGHMENMNTKSYLNSIRQQVCENLSSIQHAPGVQMHEVPPDFYIPEIDEDEQNPDERMHRQTRDKQIQRDDEYYEGDNDNDQTMDDA; encoded by the exons ATGACAAAAT ATAATCTTGGAGAAGATTGTCCAGTCTTTGACAACCTTTTTGAGTTTTGCCAGATTTATGCTGGTGGAACTATAG ATGCTGCCCGGAGATTAAATAATCAGCTCTGCGACGTTGCCGTAAATTGGGCTGGTGGTTTGCACCATGCCAAAAAGTGCGAGGCATCTGGATTTTGTTACATCAATGACTTAGTTTTGGGAATTTTGGAGCTGTTGAAGTATCATGCCCGCGTGTTGTATATTGATATTGATGTGCATCATGGTGACGGGGTTGAAGAAGCATTTTATTTTACCGACAG GGTAATGACAGTCAGTTTTCACAAATACGGTGATTTGTTCTTTCCTGGAACTGGTGATGTTAAG GATGTAGGAGAGAGAGAAGGCAAATTTTATGCTATAAATGTCCCGCTCAAGGATGGAATAGATGATGGCAGCTTTTTACGTCTCTTCAAGACG GTTATAACGAAGGTTATGGACTGCTATGTTCCTGGAGCAATTGTTCTACAATGTGGAGCAGATTCACTTGCTGGGGATCGATTGGGCTGCTTCAACCTTTCGATTGATG GCCATGCAGCTTGTGTTAAGTTTGTGAAGCAGCTCAATTTGCCTTTGCTG GTAACTGGAGGTGGAGGATACACTAAAGAGAATGTTGCTAGATGTTGGACTGTGGAGACGGGAGCTCTTCTAGGTGCGGAGCTCCCTAATG AGATACCAGAAAatgattatatcaaatattttgcTCCAGATTACTCATTGAAATCTCCAAGTGGGCACATG GAGAATATGAATACCAAATCGTATCTTAACTCAATCAGACAGCAAGTTTGCGAAAATCTTAGCTCCATCCAACATGCTCCTGGTGTACAGATGCATGAG GTGCCACCTGATTTTTACATCCCTGAAATCGATGAAGATGAGCAGAATCCCGATGAGCGTATGCATA GACAAACACGAGACAAGCAAATCCAGCGAGACGATGAATATTATGAAGGCGACAATGACAATGATCAGACAATGGATGATGCGTGA
- the LOC140887808 gene encoding pleiotropic drug resistance protein 2-like: MASGLVAGDDLSRSMSSRRSWRSQSIREVWQGPPDVFQRNSTRRQAADDEEELKWAAIERLPTYDRLRKGMLQQVMSNGKVVHAEVDVANLGAQDKKVLMESILKVVEDDNEKFLQRLRNRTDRVGVEIPKIEVRFQNLSIEGDAYDGTRALPTLLNSTLNTIEGALGMIGLSPSKKRVVQILKDVSGIIRPSRMTLLLGPPGSGKTTLLKALAGKADDNMRVTGKITYCGHEFHEFVPQRTCAYISQHDLHYGEMTVRETLDFSGRCLGVGTRYDLLTELSRREKESGIRPDPEIDAFMKATAMVGQETSLITDYVLKILGLDICADIMVGDDMRRGISGGQKKRVTTGEMLVGPAKAFFMDEISTGLDSSTTFQIAKFMRQMVHINDITMVISLLQPAPETYELFDDVILLSDGQIVYQGPREDVLRFFEYMGFKCPERKGVADFLQEVTSKKDQSQYWCRSNQPYHYISVPEFSQAFASFRTGQQLVEELRTPYDKSTAHPAALVKQKYGISNLELFKACFAREWLLMKRSSFVYIFKTTQITIMATIALTVFLRTEMKAGTMSDSSKFLGALFFSLINVMFNGMQELAMTVFRLPVFFKQRDSLFYPAWAFALPIGVLRIPISVMESGLWIILTYYTIGFAPSPARFFKQFLAFIGVHQMALSLFRFIAAAGRTQVVANTLGSFTLLLVFVLGGFVVAKDDIQDWMIWGYYISPMMYGQNAIAINEFLSERWSTPTNGTQPTVGKTLLKDRGLFRTESWYWICIFALFAYTVLFNFLFIAALTYLNPLDDSKAVIADDNEESKNKRQENSNMEMSSRNNEARRGMILPFQPLSLAFNNVNYYVDMPAEMKTQGVTEERLQLLRDVSGAFRPGILTALVGVSGAGKTTLMDVLAGRKTGGYIEGTINISGYLKKQETFARVSGYCEQNDIHSPYVTIYESLLYSAWLRLSADVNTETRKMFVEEVMDLIELKSLRNALVGLPGVNGLSTEQRKRLTIAVELVSNPSIIFMDEPTSGLDARAAAIVMRTVRNTVDTGRTVVCTIHQPSIDIFEAFDELLLMKRGGQVIYCGPLGRQSHELVEYFEAIQGVPKIKEGTNPATWMLDVSSATAEAQLGVDFAEIYSKSGLYRRNQDLIKELSIPAPGSRDLFFPTQYSQSFLTQCAACFWKQNWSYWRNSQYNAIRFFTTVIIGVMFGVIFWQKGDKMSKQQELLNLLGATYAAVMFLGAGNASAVQSVVAIERTVFYRERAAGMYSELPYAFAQVAIETIYVVVQTLVYSLLLYSMIGYQWTGEKFFYFYYFIFMCFTYFSMYGMMVVALTPGHQIAAIVMSFFLSFWNLFSGFLVPRPLIPIWWRWYYWASPVAWTIYGVFASQLGDVTTELELSGNLGNTTVKQFLKDGLGYDHDFLIPVVFAHVGWVLLFFFVFAYGIKYLNFQRR, encoded by the exons ATGGCTTCGGGGCTGGTGGCTGGGGATGATCTGTCCCGGTCAATGAGCAGTAGGCGGAGCTGGAGGTCGCAGAGTATAAGGGAAGTGTGGCAGGGGCCGCCGGACGTGTTCCAGAGGAACAGCACGCGGCGGCAGGCGGCGGACGACGAGGAGGAGCTGAAATGGGCGGCCATCGAGCGGCTGCCGACGTACGATCGCCTGAGGAAAGGGATGCTGCAGCAGGTGATGAGCAATGGGAAGGTGGTGCATGCAGAGGTGGATGTGGCCAATCTCGGTGCGCAGGATAAGAAGGTTTTGATGGAGAGTATTCTTAAAGTCGTCGAAGATGATAACGAAAAGTTTCTTCAGAGGCTCAGAAACAGAACAGACAG GGTAGGAGTTGAGATTCCAAAGATTGAGGTGAGGTTTCAGAATCTATCCATAGAGGGAGACGCATATGATGGAACAAGAGCACTTCCAACTCTTCTTAATTCAACACTCAATACAATAGAg GGAGCTCTTGGAATGATTGGTCTTTCTCCATCAAAAAAACGAGTCGTCCAAATACTTAAAGATGTTAGTGGAATTATAAGGCCATCAAG GATGACCCTGCTGCTCGGGCCACCGGGTTCGGGAAAAACGACACTGCTAAAAGCACTTGCAGGAAAAGCTGATGATAATATGAGG GTGActggaaaaatcacatactgcggGCATGAGTTTCATGAATTTGTCCCTCAAAGAACCTGTGCTTATATCAGCCAGCACGATCTTCATTATGGTGAAATGACAGTTCGCGAGACATTGGATTTCTCAGGCCGATGCTTAGGAGTTGGAACAAGGTATGATTTGCTGACAGAGTTATCAAGAAGAGAGAAAGAATCAGGTATAAGACCTGATCCTGAGATTGATGCTTTCATGAAAGCTACAGCAATGGttggtcaagaaacaagcttgATTACTGATTATGTGCTAAAG ATTCTTGGATTGGATATTTGTGCTGACATTATGGTAGGAGACGACATGAGAAGGGGAATTTCAGGCGGACAAAAGAAACGTGTTACCACTG GTGAAATGTTGGTTGGACCGGCAAAAGCATTCTTCATGGATGAAATATCTACAGGACTGGATAGCTCCACCACTTTCCAAATCGCCAAGTTTATGAGACAAATGGTTCATATCAATGATATAACCATGGTCATTTCTTTGTTGCAACCGGCTCCTGAAACATATGAACTGTTCGATGATGTGATCCTTCTTTCAGATGGCCAGATTGTTTATCAGGGTCCTCGTGAAGATGTGCTCCGGTTTTTCGAGTACATGGGATTCAAATGTCCTGAAAGAAAGGGTGTTGCAGATTTTCTACAAGAAGTTACTTCAAAGAAGGATCAAAGTCAGTATTGGTGCAGAAGCAATCAACCTTATCATTATATCTCCGTGCCTGAGTTTTCACAGGCCTTCGCTTCTTTTCGCACCGGGCAACAGCTTGTTGAAGAGCTTAGAACCCCTTATGATAAATCAACAGCTCATCCCGCAGCTTTGGTAAAACAGAAATATGGAATCTCAAACTTGGAGCTTTTCAAGGCTTGTTTCGCCAGGGAATGGCTTTTGATGAAGCGTAGCTCATtcgtatatatatttaaaactaCGCAAATAACGATTATGGCCACCATAGCCTTGACGGTGTTCTTAAGAACGGAGATGAAAGCTGGAACAATGTCGGATTCTTCTAAATTTTTGGGAGCATTGTTCTTTAGTCTTATCAATGTGATGTTTAATGGAATGCAAGAGCTCGCAATGACGGTTTTTAGGCTCCCTGTATTTTTCAAACAAAGGGATTCATTATTTTATCCAGCTTGGGCTTTTGCCTTGCCAATTGGGGTCCTTCGAATTCCGATTTCAGTAATGGAGTCTGGTTTGTGGATCATCTTGACATACTACACCATCGGCTTTGCACCCTCGCCAGCAAG ATTTTTCAAGCAATTCCTGGCATTTATCGGGGTACACCAGATGGCGCTTTCTTTGTTCCGTTTCATTGCAGCAGCTGGAAGAACTCAAGTTGTTGCAAACACACTCGGATCCTTCACTTTACTGTTGGTGTTTGTGCTAGGAGGCTTTGTCGTTGCGAAAG ACGACATTCAAGATTGGATGATATGGGGATACTACATTTCTCCGATGATGTACGGCCAAAACGCCATTGCCATCAATGAGTTCCTCTCCGAGAGATGGAGTACA CCTACAAATGGAACCCAACCAACTGTGGGGAAAACTCTTCTCAAGGACAGAGGTTTATTTAGAACAGAATCTTGGTACTGGATCTGCATCTTCGCTCTTTTCGCGTACACTGTTCTGTTCAACTTTCTATTTATCGCAGCTTTGACATACTTAAACC CTCTGGATGATAGTAAAGCTGTCATAGCAGACGATAATGAGGAAAGCAAGAATAAACGACAAGAAAACTCGAATATGGAAATGTCTTCAAGAAACAATGAAGCAAGAAGAGGGATGATTTTACCTTTCCAGCCACTTTCCCTTGCATTCAACAATGTTAATTATTACGTCGACATGCCCGCT GAAATGAAGACTCAAGGGGTTACTGAGGAAAGGCTTCAGTTACTACGAGACGTCAGCGGTGCCTTCAGGCCTGGTATTTTAACAGCATTGGTTGGTGTTAGTGGTGCTGGGAAGACAACCTTGATGGACGTTTTAGCCGGTAGAAAAACGGGAGGATACATCGAAGGAACCATAAACATTTCAGGTTACCTGAAAAAACAAGAAACATTTGCTCGAGTCAGTGGTTACTGTGAACAGAACGATATCCATTCACCTTATGTTACTATATATGAATCACTCCTCTATTCTGCTTGGCTGCGTCTTTCTGCTGATGTAAATACAGAAACACGAAAG ATGTTTGTGGAGGAGGTAATGGACTTGATTGAGCTAAAGTCTTTGAGAAACGCTCTTGTTGGGCTTCCAGGAGTAAATGGTCTTTCGACGGAACAGAGGAAGAGGCTTACTATTGCTGTCGAGCTAGTTTCGAATCCTTCTATTATCTTTATGGATGAACCAACTTCTGGGCTTGATGCAAGAGCTGCAGCCATCGTTATGCGTACTGTGAGAAATACGGTGGATACAGGCCGAACCGTCGTTTGTACAATTCATCAACCTAGTATAGACATCTTCGAAGCTTTTGATGAG CTCCTGCTGATGAAGAGAGGTGGACAGGTGATTTATTGCGGACCCCTAGGCCGCCAATCTCACGAACTTGTAGAATATTTTGAG GCCATACAAGGTGTCCCAAAGATCAAAGAGGGTACTAATCCAGCTACTTGGATGTTGGACGTCAGCTCCGCTACTGCTGAAGCTCAACTAGGTGTTGATTTTGCAGAAATTTACTCCAAATCCGGCCTCTATCG GAGGAACCAAGATTTGATAAAGGAACTAAGCATACCAGCACCAGGGTCTAGAGACCTATTCTTCCCTACTCAATATTCACAATCTTTTCTAACTCAATGCGCGGCGTGCTTCTGGAAGCAAAACTGGTCATACTGGAGAAACTCACAGTATAACGCCATTCGGTTTTTCACAACCGTCATCATCGGCGTCATGTTTGGAGTTATCTTTTGGCAAAAGGGTGATAAAAT GAGCAAGCAACAAGAATTGCTTAATCTGCTCGGAGCTACATATGCTGCAGTTATGTTCTTGGGAGCTGGCAATGCTTCAGCCGTTCAATCAGTCGTAGCAATCGAGAGAACGGTGTTTTACCGTGAAAGGGCTGCAGGAATGTATTCAGAGTTACCATATGCCTTTGCTCAG GTGGCGATAGAGACTATCTACGTTGTGGTGCAGACTCTTGTTTACTCTCTTCTTCTTTACTCCATGATTGGATACCAGTGGACTGGAGAAAAATTCTTTTACTTCTACTACTTCATATTCATGTGCTTCACTTACTTCTCAATGTATGGTATGATGGT
- the LOC140890681 gene encoding histone deacetylase 9 isoform X1, translated as MRSKDRISYFYDGDVGNVYFGPNHPMKPHRLCMTHHLVLAYELHKKMEIYRPHKAYPVELAQFHSPDYVEFLQRITPDTQNLFPNEMTKYNLGEDCPVFDNLFEFCQIYAGGTIDAARRLNNQLCDVAVNWAGGLHHAKKCEASGFCYINDLVLGILELLKYHARVLYIDIDVHHGDGVEEAFYFTDRVMTVSFHKYGDLFFPGTGDVKDVGEREGKFYAINVPLKDGIDDGSFLRLFKTVITKVMDCYVPGAIVLQCGADSLAGDRLGCFNLSIDGHAACVKFVKQLNLPLLVTGGGGYTKENVARCWTVETGALLGAELPNEIPENDYIKYFAPDYSLKSPSGHMENMNTKSYLNSIRQQVCENLSSIQHAPGVQMHEVPPDFYIPEIDEDEQNPDERMHRQTRDKQIQRDDEYYEGDNDNDQTMDDA; from the exons ATGCGCAGCAAGGACAGAATCTCCTACTTCTATGACG GGGATGTGGGGAACGTGTACTTTGGGCCGAATCACCCAATGAAGCCGCACCGGTTATGTATGACTCACCATTTGGTTCTCGCTTATGAGCTCCATAAGAAGATGGAAATTTAT AGGCCTCACAAAGCATACCCAGTAGAGCTAGCTCAGTTTCATTCTCCGGATTATGTGGAGTTTCTGCAGCGTATCACCCCGGACACTCAGAATTTGTTCCCGAATGAGATGACAAAAT ATAATCTTGGAGAAGATTGTCCAGTCTTTGACAACCTTTTTGAGTTTTGCCAGATTTATGCTGGTGGAACTATAG ATGCTGCCCGGAGATTAAATAATCAGCTCTGCGACGTTGCCGTAAATTGGGCTGGTGGTTTGCACCATGCCAAAAAGTGCGAGGCATCTGGATTTTGTTACATCAATGACTTAGTTTTGGGAATTTTGGAGCTGTTGAAGTATCATGCCCGCGTGTTGTATATTGATATTGATGTGCATCATGGTGACGGGGTTGAAGAAGCATTTTATTTTACCGACAG GGTAATGACAGTCAGTTTTCACAAATACGGTGATTTGTTCTTTCCTGGAACTGGTGATGTTAAG GATGTAGGAGAGAGAGAAGGCAAATTTTATGCTATAAATGTCCCGCTCAAGGATGGAATAGATGATGGCAGCTTTTTACGTCTCTTCAAGACG GTTATAACGAAGGTTATGGACTGCTATGTTCCTGGAGCAATTGTTCTACAATGTGGAGCAGATTCACTTGCTGGGGATCGATTGGGCTGCTTCAACCTTTCGATTGATG GCCATGCAGCTTGTGTTAAGTTTGTGAAGCAGCTCAATTTGCCTTTGCTG GTAACTGGAGGTGGAGGATACACTAAAGAGAATGTTGCTAGATGTTGGACTGTGGAGACGGGAGCTCTTCTAGGTGCGGAGCTCCCTAATG AGATACCAGAAAatgattatatcaaatattttgcTCCAGATTACTCATTGAAATCTCCAAGTGGGCACATG GAGAATATGAATACCAAATCGTATCTTAACTCAATCAGACAGCAAGTTTGCGAAAATCTTAGCTCCATCCAACATGCTCCTGGTGTACAGATGCATGAG GTGCCACCTGATTTTTACATCCCTGAAATCGATGAAGATGAGCAGAATCCCGATGAGCGTATGCATA GACAAACACGAGACAAGCAAATCCAGCGAGACGATGAATATTATGAAGGCGACAATGACAATGATCAGACAATGGATGATGCGTGA